cccatcctggctagaacatatgattcaggtagatctaggtgggaggaggcgttctgctagatatcgcggtcctaaaccgtttagggctttatatgacatcattaacactttgaaatcaatgcggaaatgaatgggcagccagagtggaggaaatatgctgatattttctggTCCCACTAAGAaaatacttttcctttttatttttactgctattcttgtttgattattatgtatttgtctatgttttattatttgattttatatttggaagccgcctagagtggtccggtgggccagataaattaattaattaaataaatacataaatacataaataaataagtctggtCACTGCTTTCTGcatcatttgaagtttccgcatcaatctcaaaggtagccccacgtagagcgcattacagtagtctaatctcgagattacaagcgcatggaccagagtggtgagggccccgacatcaagatagggacgcagctgggcaatccgccagagatggaaatagttGGAGCGGACcgctgacgccacctgggtttccatagtgagcgccggatccagatggacccccaagctgtgaacctcattctttgcggtgagagtcactcccccaaaagagagggagtttcccaatccaccaatggaggggccacccaccctcaggaccctcgtcttgtccgggttcaaaaTGTACCATGAGAGTGGACATATACAAGAGGAGGGTCAGAGTTATTTGGCAGtgcatgtttgcttgtttgttttcctctGGCTCCAAAGGCTTCAGAGTCAATTCTTGATGTGTCCAGGGTAAAAGATCAGATGAACAAGCAATGGGAAAACTTTCCACATGAGACACCCCATCACCCTTCCAAAAAGCCTGGCAGTTTTTTAGTCTGACCTAACTTTTCATCAGGAGTCTCCAATGTGGAATATGGGACCAGAACTCCCACCAGCCTTAGCCATTTATTTGTCAGGGATGCTCAGAGTGGCAGTTTAtgagcatctggaggaccagaaaATGCTCATTCCTTGAGACGTTCGTAGGATGTGCTCCTAGATCAGCTCAAGCCTAGCTAGAACTCCATCTGAACAGTTTGGAGGCTACCTGGTTGTTATTTTTCGACTACCATGAACTCTGCTGGCGTTTTCAGGAGATCCTGAGTCAACGCAGTGGGGATTTGGGCATCAAGGGAGAGCTGCCACCCAGGAATAAGTAAGCCGATTGCTGCCTGAGAAAGCGAGGCGAGGAAGCCTCCGCAATCGCCCGTCCGCTCGCCCGGGTTCTCCTGCCCCGAGGCCTCCAGGCTCCAGCCAACAGCTACCCCTAGTGGTTACTGCACCACaccacgttttttaaaaaaatcgaacCAAATCGCCCTGCAGTTTTAACTCTCCCTGGTCGATTTCGCTCCGGTCAAGAGGTTTAACGCTGAAGCGCCTCCGAGAGGTCACCAGCCCAGCATTAACCCCTGGGTTAAGGACAGCGAGAGGTCTCCCGGCGGGCTGCGGAAAAGAGCCACGAGGCGCAGGAGGCGGCGATCGTTGGCCGATCGGGAAGGAAGCGACAGGGAGTCACCTGAAGAAAGGCTTTCCCGCCCCCTCTTCGCCTCGGCCGtgctctcccccctcccgcgGCTTGCAAACGAGGTGAggggccgctggggggggggggcgagctcGCCGGGGATCGGGGCCGCCTCCGCTCGGCGCACCCGCGCGGAAAGTTTTGCCGACGGGCCCCGGCGCACGTGGAGGCACCGCGCGAGCAGGAGAGGAGCTTGGCCGGTGCTCGCCTGCCTCCCGGGAGGGTCCTTTCCCCAGATCGAGGGTGCACCGGGGacgtaccccccccccaaaaaaaccaatctCCCCGTCGGGGCGCCCTCTTCTGCACCctcccatgggggggggcaggacggGCCCGCACTCACGGCCTTCCAGCGCGGGATCTGCTCGGCCACGGAGGGCTGcgcagaagccccccccccaacagccggGCGCGCCTTTGGGCCGGCCGGGGAGGGCAGTCGTTTCCTGCGCGGGCGGCGCGCCGCCACCCCGACTGCCCAGGCCGGGACACCCAGCCCGGCCGggtccctctctttcccccccccttcccgcccctgccccggcgccgctctccctctgcctctttctttGCCAGCGTATTTTTAGGTCACTGGAGTGAAGGGGGTAGGTAATCCCCGGGCTCAAGTTCCAAAGGGGGCGGTTCCCCGGGCGGGAGGGGGCGGAGTCACTTTCTCATTTAAATCCCCCGACTATAAAATGGGCTTAAGGAGAAGCGGGATCTCATCGGGCTAAGCCAGCCAGCCGCGTAGGGGGAGCGCAGGGAGCGCACGCcagccgggaggaggaggaggcggggaaggggcGCGCGCGCGCCGGACAACGTGTGAACGTCCTTGCCGGAGTTGTAGCAACTGGCCTCTCCCCAGCCCAGCCCGCTCccgtccatccatccctccctccatccactCACCCACCTGCCTCCCcgcccgccgctgccgccgcgaTGCTGCTGCACTCCGTGGGGGCGCACACCTTGCAAGCCCTCAGCCAGGTGGCCGCCTGCGTGCTCCTGCTGCCCCGCTTCCTCCTGACGGCCGTGATGCTCTGGCTCTTGGACTTCTTGTGCATCCGCAAAAAGCTCCTCCTGACGGCCGCCCCCGCGGGGCCCGGAGAGGAAGAGACGGCGGCGGcagaaacagaagcagcagcagcagcgagcgGCCCGACGGCCCCTCCGGACGACCCGCCGCTCTGCGTGTCGGACTCGAACCGCATGTTCACGCTGGAGTCGCTCAAGGCCGTGTGGCACGGGCAGAAGCTGGACTTCTTCAAGGCGGCGCACGTCGGGGCGGCGGCGCCCAACCCGGAGGTCATCCAGCTGGACGGGCGGACGCGGCGCCGCATCCTGGACTACGCGCGCGGCAAGCGGCCGCTGATCCTCAACTTCGGCAGCTGCACCTGACCGCCCTTCATGGCCCGCCTGCGCGCCTTCCAGCGCCTGGCCGCCCGCTTCGTCGACATCGCCGACTTCCTGCTGGTCTACATCGAGGAGGCGCACCCGTCGGACGGCTGGGTCAGCTCGGACGCCGCCTACGAGATCCCCAAGCACCAGTGCCTGCAGGACCGGCTGCGGGCGGCGCAGCTCCTCCAGGCCGGCGCCCCGGGCTGCCCGCTGGCCGTCGACACCATGGACAACGCCTCGAGCGCCGCCTACGGGGCTTACTTCGAGCGCCTCTACATCGTCCAGGAGCAGGTGGTGATGTACCAGGGCGGGCGCGGGCCCGAGGGCTACAAGATCGCCGAGCTCCGCAGCTGGCTCGACCGGTACAAGAGCCGCCTCCAGGCCGGGCCCAGCACCGTGGTCGTCCAGGTGTAAGAAGGGGGCGCGGCGGCCTGGCCCGCGGGCCGGTGGGTTGGGGGGCGCGGGGGCGGCGGCTGGAGAGGGAGGAACGGCCACCACGGGGCaattctccctctcttccccccccccgccgccctcctcctcctcctcaccccccCAGGCCACGCTAAgactcttcttccccccccagcccccctccGGCGGCTGCTGTGTGAGTTTCCGCGCAAGACTGGCCTCCGAGACTTTCGCTTTCCCGCGCCCTCCACAATTCGAATCATGTTGATTTGCCGGAACTCCGGGTTATAGGGACGCCGATGGCTACGTGCAGGCTTCGCAAGGGCTCCTTTCGCTTTTCTTAAAGCAAAACTCGAAAGGAAGTCGCCGGTGTGAATGGACGAGCTCTCTCtcttgtgtatgtatgtgtgtgttttgggaaTCCAAACTGTTTACTACCAGTATCGTGGATGTTTCTAGgagtgcgtgcgtgtgtgtgtatgtatgtatgtatgcgcGCGCGCCTACACGTGCGCCCTGGGTGTGTTGGTGTGTCTGGGCCCTCGTGGGTGGGTGCGTGGTTGTTTCCGAGGGGGAACGTGCACGTGTGTTCCTGTGGTCGGAAGAAGCGGAAAAAATGAATCTTAGCTCTAGCCATCATCTGCCGTCCTTTGGAGAagacctttttttctctctcttcttttttttggctAGGATTTCTAGTGTTTCTGTGTGACGACCGGTTTTGAAATGGCGAATGCCAGGGAATCGAGTCTGATGTACCGAGACACTAGAAGAATCAGCtgaaaggagaagggggggggacagcaagAGAAGCACAGAAGAATGTCTATTTATATGATCTCTCGAGCAGGCTTGTTGGACTTTCTATTTTCTCCTTGtccttttttgtaaaaaatgTCTGGGTTTTTTTATGAACTTTTTATAACATTATTAATAAAGAAAATTGAATAAAAGATCTGCCTGGTTTGGGATCTTCTCAAATGGAAAGCAGAAAAGTTAAGCcaaaacaagcaaataataattaaaaaaataagcaaaacactGATAAGCCCCACTGTTCTCCTCTGTGGTGGAACAGGACTGGGGAGGTCATGGCTCAAAGTGAAGACCATTACTGGCAGAAACGAGTATTTGGTGATTCAGTCTTATAAACTAAAAAGTCTTATAAGGAAACAAGAACAGATCACATTGTCTCTAGACTACAGCTCGCACATCAGCCCAGCCCCACATGGGCACTGACTGGAGCATTCTGGCAATGCCCCTCGTTTCTTAATTATTCTACATCTTGACTGGGATTCTATAGATTTATGGGGGGTTTAATTGCTAGGCTATGATGTAATCGAAGAGTCCTTGGAAGTCCAGGAGACAGAAGCTTTGACCCCAACTcctctgatgatgatgaagtCAAGACTGGGTGTAAGTCTGCCCCTGTGATTTATGCGGACTAAGGTTATTAATTTATCTAACCACCCTGAACGCACCAAAGCAGAATCGGTGGGTATCTTAATGGGACGTCTCTCGGGTAAGGCTACAAAAGAATCCTGCCCAAAACTCTGCTAAGTTACTGTCAGCCAGAGTTGGCAATATTTGGCTTGCTGCAAGAAAGGTCTCACTCAGTGGCCAAAAccttgttgcttagtatagtaaattgcagtagagtagCCCCATGGGGTTGAATGAATCCAAGggggtgagtcaactgctctgtaagctccattgattcaaatgggtccaCTCTAACTAACGATAAAGTTGTGGTTAGAGTAGACCCCcatgaattaatggaacttgtaGAGTTGtcttaccaaatccccatggattcagtgggcctactctagtgtaatttttAATGCTAAACAACAAGGTTTTTGGCCAATATAAGGGGGATCCTTACATTCCTAGATACTGTTTTTAGAAGGCTTTTTGGGGACATGATTTTGGTTAAAATTGTGGGAAATACGTCTGGAGACTTCGCCTTCCTCTTTTCAAGGGATGAGTGCCTCTTCTGCATTAAGCTTTTACCAAAACCTGTACATCAGAAAGGCAGCATCTCCACACACTCAGCTCATGTTCAGCTTGGGGCCATGAACTAAGTCCAGTTAAGTCCAAACATTTAGCCAAACATTTTTCAGCGTGAGTTGCAGAGAGTCAAAAAATACTACCAATTCCGTTTGCTAGTGGTTATCTTCACCAACTTCTTTAGGTGtgcaggaaggaggaaaaaccaaATCCTAACTATTCAGGATGCATTTCTTAAACGTTACCAGAATAAATCTCAACATTTGCTGGACAAACCAAGGACGAGAGTCAGAATCCAAAATCACACCCTCAAATGTTTGCATTCCAGAAAGGCATACCTGCAGATGAATCTTTAAGCCTGAT
The Pogona vitticeps strain Pit_001003342236 chromosome 1, PviZW2.1, whole genome shotgun sequence genome window above contains:
- the DIO3 gene encoding thyroxine 5-deiodinase, whose protein sequence is MLLHSVGAHTLQALSQVAACVLLLPRFLLTAVMLWLLDFLCIRKKLLLTAAPAGPGEEETAAAETEAAAAASGPTAPPDDPPLCVSDSNRMFTLESLKAVWHGQKLDFFKAAHVGAAAPNPEVIQLDGRTRRRILDYARGKRPLILNFGSCTUPPFMARLRAFQRLAARFVDIADFLLVYIEEAHPSDGWVSSDAAYEIPKHQCLQDRLRAAQLLQAGAPGCPLAVDTMDNASSAAYGAYFERLYIVQEQVVMYQGGRGPEGYKIAELRSWLDRYKSRLQAGPSTVVVQV